In Methermicoccus shengliensis DSM 18856, a single genomic region encodes these proteins:
- a CDS encoding thymidylate synthase, with amino-acid sequence MSWIGWRRDGGDCLIGRFIRAKTVQDAWYRGLELIYRGGQVITDERGSQTRELLNLMIVVEDLERERIPAGFGWTEDRLREYAEQLLDGDAHGFEYTYGQRLRAWGSGTDQIAYVIGKLTESPQTRRACAITWVADVDTKREEVPCMMAVDFKLRDGALHLTALFRSHDFAGAYPANLYGLTEVLRYVAGKLSVRIGTITTLSISAHIYEHDWERVERILQLN; translated from the coding sequence ATGAGCTGGATAGGTTGGAGGCGGGATGGAGGTGATTGTTTGATTGGAAGGTTCATAAGGGCTAAAACGGTTCAGGATGCATGGTATAGGGGTCTCGAGCTGATATATCGTGGAGGACAAGTCATTACGGACGAGAGGGGAAGTCAAACGAGAGAGCTGCTGAACCTGATGATTGTGGTGGAGGACCTCGAGAGAGAGCGCATTCCAGCAGGGTTTGGATGGACAGAGGACAGGCTCAGGGAGTATGCTGAGCAGCTATTGGATGGCGATGCCCATGGGTTTGAGTACACCTATGGCCAGCGACTCAGGGCATGGGGAAGTGGCACCGACCAGATAGCATACGTGATAGGAAAGCTAACAGAGAGCCCCCAGACGAGACGGGCGTGTGCCATAACATGGGTGGCTGATGTGGACACAAAAAGGGAAGAGGTGCCCTGCATGATGGCGGTGGACTTCAAGCTCAGGGATGGGGCGTTGCACCTGACGGCACTCTTCAGGAGTCACGACTTTGCTGGTGCATACCCCGCCAACCTCTACGGGCTCACCGAGGTGCTAAGATACGTCGCAGGAAAACTGAGTGTGCGCATTGGAACAATCACCACCCTAAGTATTTCGGCTCATATATACGAGCACGACTGGGAGCGCGTGGAGAGGATACTCCAGCTTAACTAA
- the trmY gene encoding tRNA (pseudouridine(54)-N(1))-methyltransferase TrmY: MKVYNFVLVGTTMCTAGEFSLNDLAGGAGRLDIACRFVNSCFFLSHSLRRNVRCYLHLLGEPEPPKTVLFEGANLRYLNPDERSAGSLIKKALSVDVGEGWARSTPGVYVSGMTFAQLIEALGSDFMVLLSEDGADIRTSRLSASDELTFILGDHRGLPAPLEQHLLERGVDKLSVGPLSLHADHCVVLVLNELDRLEAGWR; this comes from the coding sequence GTGAAGGTGTATAACTTTGTGCTCGTGGGAACTACGATGTGCACTGCTGGTGAGTTCTCATTGAATGACCTTGCGGGCGGAGCTGGAAGACTCGACATAGCGTGCAGGTTTGTGAACTCGTGCTTCTTCCTCTCCCACTCGCTGAGAAGGAATGTCAGATGCTACCTGCACCTGCTGGGTGAGCCAGAGCCCCCTAAGACCGTGCTGTTCGAGGGAGCCAACCTGCGCTACCTAAATCCAGATGAGCGGAGTGCGGGCTCCCTCATCAAGAAGGCACTCTCGGTGGACGTGGGCGAGGGATGGGCCCGCTCTACCCCTGGCGTGTATGTGTCGGGGATGACGTTTGCACAGCTCATCGAGGCGCTGGGCTCGGATTTCATGGTGCTGCTGAGCGAGGACGGAGCAGACATTCGCACCTCTCGGCTCTCGGCCAGTGACGAGCTCACCTTCATCCTTGGTGACCACAGGGGGCTTCCAGCACCGTTGGAGCAGCACCTGCTGGAGAGAGGTGTGGACAAGCTCTCGGTCGGACCCCTGTCGCTTCATGCGGACCACTGTGTGGTGCTCGTGCTCAATGAGCTGGATAGGTTGGAGGCGGGATGGAGGTGA
- a CDS encoding ubiquitin family protein — MSEEKDVLRVLYGAEEFLLCPADFSTYEDVLKHLNINPETVLLIKDGKVVPHDAQPASGVLKLIGVVSGG; from the coding sequence ATGAGTGAAGAAAAAGATGTGCTTCGTGTGCTGTATGGGGCAGAAGAGTTTTTGCTCTGCCCCGCCGATTTTTCCACATATGAAGATGTACTAAAGCACCTCAACATAAATCCAGAGACAGTGCTGCTCATAAAAGATGGAAAGGTGGTGCCCCATGATGCCCAGCCTGCATCGGGAGTGCTAAAGCTCATAGGCGTGGTGTCTGGGGGATAA
- a CDS encoding Sjogren's syndrome/scleroderma autoantigen 1 family protein, with amino-acid sequence MPDANNKKSKLERISKMLELGGTMLAQHCERCGAPLFRYKGEVVCPVCSAEDNQSREQLTAPPAPTESRSSPAPEVTYEPPQSSMPDGSVVVAVHQKMLELSEALRAENDPRRISEILDAIKKAAETIRALKG; translated from the coding sequence ATGCCAGATGCCAACAACAAAAAATCAAAGCTCGAGAGGATATCAAAGATGCTCGAGCTGGGTGGTACGATGCTCGCCCAGCACTGCGAGCGCTGTGGTGCTCCCCTGTTCAGGTACAAGGGGGAGGTGGTGTGTCCCGTGTGCTCTGCAGAGGATAACCAGAGCCGTGAGCAGCTCACAGCCCCACCAGCCCCAACGGAGTCTCGGTCGAGCCCTGCCCCCGAGGTGACTTACGAGCCCCCCCAGTCGTCCATGCCAGATGGCTCGGTCGTGGTGGCAGTGCACCAGAAGATGCTCGAGCTATCCGAAGCCCTGAGGGCAGAAAATGACCCCAGAAGAATCTCGGAGATACTCGATGCCATCAAGAAGGCCGCAGAGACGATAAGGGCGTTGAAAGGATAG